A part of Aquipuribacter hungaricus genomic DNA contains:
- the argF gene encoding ornithine carbamoyltransferase produces the protein MTSTAPAPRHFLRDDDLSPEELLEVLDLADDLKRAPFSERPLEGPQAVAVLFDKPSTRTRVSFSVGVAHLGGYPLVIDAAASQLGRGEPVEDTARVLDRQVAAIVWRTGAHERVERMASVSRVPVVNALTDDVHPCQLLADLQTVRERTGRLAGLTLAYLGDAANNMAHSYALAGATAGMHVRLAGPEGYLPRPDLLEAARRRAADTGGSVTVTQDARVAVEGADVLATDTWVSMGQEGESDDRSAPFVPFALTEAAVAAAGTDPLVLHCLPAYRGKEIDASVLDAPGTAVWDEAENRLHAQKALLVWLLRQGRA, from the coding sequence ATGACCAGCACCGCCCCCGCCCCCCGGCACTTCCTGCGCGACGACGACCTGTCGCCCGAGGAACTGCTGGAGGTCCTCGACCTGGCTGACGACCTCAAGCGGGCGCCGTTCTCCGAGCGTCCGCTCGAGGGTCCCCAGGCCGTGGCCGTGCTCTTCGACAAGCCGAGCACCCGCACCCGGGTCTCGTTCTCCGTCGGCGTCGCGCACCTCGGCGGGTACCCCCTGGTGATCGACGCGGCCGCCTCCCAGCTGGGCCGCGGGGAGCCCGTCGAGGACACCGCACGCGTGCTCGACCGGCAGGTCGCGGCCATCGTCTGGCGCACGGGCGCCCACGAGCGGGTGGAGCGCATGGCCTCGGTGAGCCGGGTCCCCGTGGTCAACGCCCTCACCGACGACGTGCACCCCTGCCAGCTGCTCGCCGACCTGCAGACGGTCCGGGAGCGCACGGGCCGCCTTGCCGGGCTCACCCTCGCCTACCTCGGCGACGCGGCGAACAACATGGCCCACTCCTACGCCCTGGCCGGTGCCACGGCGGGCATGCACGTCCGGCTCGCCGGGCCCGAGGGGTACCTGCCGCGCCCTGACCTGCTCGAGGCCGCCCGCCGGCGTGCCGCGGACACCGGCGGCTCGGTCACCGTCACGCAGGACGCACGGGTGGCGGTCGAGGGGGCCGACGTCCTGGCCACCGACACCTGGGTGTCCATGGGCCAGGAGGGCGAGAGCGACGACCGCTCGGCACCCTTCGTGCCCTTCGCGCTCACGGAGGCGGCGGTGGCGGCCGCCGGCACCGACCCCCTCGTCCTGCACTGCCTGCCCGCCTACCGCGGCAAGGAGATTGACGCCTCGGTGCTCGACGCGCCGGGGACGGCGGTGTGGGACGAGGCCGAGAACCGGCTGCACGCCCAGAAGGCGCTGCTGGTCTGGCTGCTGCGCCAGGGCCGGGCGTGA